A genomic window from Gossypium hirsutum isolate 1008001.06 chromosome D12, Gossypium_hirsutum_v2.1, whole genome shotgun sequence includes:
- the LOC107947463 gene encoding protein DOWNSTREAM OF FLC, with amino-acid sequence MATKLFLLLAICVLPVLVNANNKAFQIVGRVYCDACRAGFETSKCSYIHGARVEIKCFDRPTLKLKYSIGAETDETGTYNIVVEDDHEDQICYATLVSSPIPSCRIVDPRRNKATAILTRSNGAISNLHYTNAMGFLQDTVADGCQELLLKLLQDDE; translated from the exons ATGGCTACTAAGTTGTTCTTGTTGCTTGCTATCTGTGTCCTCCCCGTGCTCGTTAATGCAAACAATAAAGCTTTCCAAATCGTTGGCAGAGTTTACTGTGATGCCTGCCGTGCTGGTTTTGAAACATCTAAATGCTCTTACATCCACG gTGCAAGGGTCGAAATCAAGTGCTTTGATAGGCCTACATTGAAGCTGAAATACAGCATCGGGGCAGAAACGGACGAAACTGGAACATATAACATTGTGGTTGAAGATGACCACGAAGACCAAATTTGCTACGCAACACTTGTTAGCAGCCCCATTCCCAGCTGCAGAATTGTGGACCCTAGACGTAATAAGGCCACTGCTATTCTGACCCGCAGCAATGGTGCCATTTCCAACCTTCACTATACAAATGCAATGGGATTCCTCCAGGATACGGTGGCGGATGGTTGCCAAGAACTGCTCCTCAAGTTGCTGCAGGatgatgaataa